TTTCAAATCTTGCTGGATATGCTGCTGGACACTACCCACAGCATGGAGCCTACCCTCCACAAGGATACGGATATCCTCCGCAAGCGCATGGACCACCGGGTTACCCTCCTCAAGTTGGGTACCCTCCCTATGGTGGGTACCCTCCTTCAGGCGGTTATCCTCCTCCAGGCGGTTATCCTCCTCCGGGCGGTTATCCTCCATCTGGTTATCCTCCCCCTGGGGGTTATCCACCATCTGCTTATCCTGCCCATGGTGGATATCCACCAGCCGGATATCCAGGTTCATCATCTCACCATTCAGGTAATCAAATTGCCGTTACTTAGTTTCTTATACTATATGAAGAGTAATATGTGAGATTGTTAGTATAGTTCAGTTTCAACTGTGAGACTATGACTTAGTAACGTTATACCTGAACGGTCTTTCAATGGATTTTGTGGTAGCATATATCTCAAGGGAGAAAGGTAGCTTAAAATGGCCAGTATGTGATGTTTTAGCGTATCCTTTGGTTTACTTTTTTTAATAACACAATAAGACTATTAGAACCTTGGCTAACTAGGGCTATTTCAAGAACCAAGGTCAACCACTCGAGCAATCTAAACCAATCAAAGTTTTGTGGTCTGGATTGAGTTTTCTTTTCTATATTATAACTATTTTCCTCAGGTCTATGGCATCGGTGGCGTGCAATGTGTGTGATGTAAATTTGGACTTTTTACTGCCATAAAATGTTTTGAGGTCCTAGGTTATTATTACTGTaagagaaaagaacaaaaattggtTTTGGAAAAAAAGTGTTAACCAAACAGAACCTGTGTCGATGaccaaaatgtttgaattgctAGAACGTTGTTGGTAATTGGCTAGTTGCATGAGATCGTTAATATAAATTCTATTTAAGTTCCAGAAATTCATGGGAGCACTTTAATTTCAATGCATGAATTGTGAGAAGGAGCGGTTGAATATAATTAAGTTGATAATTGTATGTAATATTTCACTATACTAGATGCCGATGACCATCAGATAAGAACCACCAAAAGGTTCTTAGAATAATATGTGACGCGCCACTACTTTTGTTAGAATTTTTGCTAATATGAAACTATAACAGGGCATGGACCTAATATTGGAGGGATGCTAGCTGGAGGTGCTGCTGCTGCAGCTGCTGCTTACGGGGCTCACCATCTTGTGCATAGTGGAGGTCACCATGGGTATGGTTATGGAGGTCACCACGGCTATGGACACGGGAAGTTCAAGCACGGCCATGGTCACGGGAAGTTCAAACATGGAAAATTTAAGCACGGGAAGTTTGGCAAGCGCTTTGGATTCGGGGGGAAGTTCAGGAAGTGGAAGTGATCGAGATTACTATTGAAGATCGAAGTCCTCTgtatttgatgttgttgatatTTTAATTGGCCTTTTAATAATTACTTCAGACTGGAttctttggattttttttacCTCTGTAAATGAGGCTACTGCTACCATATGTCAGTTTGGTTCTTTTGGTTCGATGATGTATATATAGAATTCTTAGTAGTGAGCAACTTGATGGATTTTCTACTTTCTTTTTATCCTCCTTGTCAATATGTTAATGTAAGTATACGGTAAATATGGGCTCACAAGGGAGCATTAGTTTTGTGCTTAATCGTAATTGGGCTTTCGTTTGTGTATGTTTGCTCTGTAGCCACGTTagagaaatgaaaatgaacTTAATAAATTTAAGGtatgttaaagaaagaaatgctGCTGAATGTAGGATGTTGCCGCTAAGGCATGGTTCAAAGACCTCCGACCGCCTTGGTCTTTGTTCTTTCCCGGGACGGCCTCCCCAGTCCCCCGGAAGCCATGGCCAGAACCTGCTAATattgttattgttattttcCCTTTGTGTTTTCTCCTTACATTGGACTGGCCTCTTTGACATGTCCTTTTTTTGTTGGTGTTGATGTTTAATTTCTTGAGGATTTAACTCCTGTGCTTTGTTCCGTTTTGCCTTGTTGGCAGATTTTGAATGAAACATCTAATTACCAAAAACGTGATGGTGTAATCGTTACACTTAGAGACGTAGAAGAGAAAGTATACATACCATTTTGTTTATTTACatattatatccaaataatGTAGCTCATTGCAGCAGTTATTGGGTGGTTGGATGTAAACGTGTCTTTGCATGTCCGCTTGCATCTAGCAATATTAGGGATGCCCTTAACAGGTCATCTTCCCCCCTTTTTTTCCTCTTTCCTTTCCATTTCCAACAACTCTCCTCCTAATTATAAGTATTTTACAGCTCCTCATCTTCTTTTAACAGTTTTACACACGCGTTTGACCCAACAAAATATAgataataaagaaaataaaaaacgcACACGCATTTgtttgtgcgtgtgtgtatggtCGAAGCCTCCAACGATCCAACTGCACATGCAACGGGAGAACAAGAAACAACGtttccaaaaatttgtcacaccAATCTCAAGTATTCTGCAACATCAATTGGTGAGCATTctatatttttctcttttagCTTTTGAAATCATGGTAAACTTTCATTGCCTCTATGAATATTTCTTGTGGTTATGTAGATTTTTCGTATTTTCTTCTGGGTTTGTGGTTTTCTGATTTTGGTTgtcattgtttctttttattgatttaaattgATGGAATTGCTTCTGACATgattttcttttgtgatttctTTTAGCATTGTGAgaatcatttaattattttgggATTCTTTTACAAGCACGGGTTTCGTAGGGGATTTGTATTTTCATCGTGATAGACCATGGTTtaaatctttgtttttcttgagATACATCATGCACACTTCATATAATCTTACTTCGCTAATCGCTAAGTTATATAACCACCATTAAATTATCTTTTGTTCAAATTCTTAtaccaaaagaaaagaaggtgTGGAGCAAAAGTTAATGATCATAGGGTTTATATCTTTATTGAAATTGGAATTAGATTTCCAAAACCCTGCACTCGTGAGAATGTTATGATGTAAGGGGGGCTTTACTCAAATTCTAAaattattttgacaatttgATTACTTTAATATGTTTCTTGTGCACGCTTGTTTCAAACAATATGATGAACTTTTGACACCAAAGGGTGTCGAACTAGGCTAGTGGTTACCAGGTCAGATATGTACTTTAGGCCTCTATTACTGTTAGGAGATGGTTGTTCATGTCTAATCCCCTTCTGAATTCGGATCCCCTCAAAATTAAGAATCATTTCAATATGCATACCTTGAATTTGAAGGGTTATCCATTTCTATCCAATCCTATGTACCATACGAGGCCTTAGAGATATCACAGACCTAATGGATGTTTTAATTTGTAAACACCTATGAAAGAAATAATTAGAAAGAACTTCAAAGGAATttcctttgacatgatcaattTTTTATCATAGTGGTTGATAACATTCTCATATTTCCATGGTATGGACGCATACTCTTACATCTGCTTTATTTGGTCACTTGAACTGCTGATATCTCATCCCAAATTGTCATATAAATTTGTGCACAATGTTGTATAGTTATGTCCAACTTGGAATTTTTTCTTTGCAGTTGAATTTTAGCAGAATAATTGTTGCTATTTACTATAAGTAAACGGTTGTTGTTTCATTTAGGAATCTTCAGAACAAAATCTTGGGCGTGATTCTATGAACACCTCTCCATAGCAGAACTTTGTCAAAGTAGTAAACTTTTCCAAGAAAGAGTATGAAGTGATATGGGTTTGCTTTGTGCATGGCTGTTGGCTGTGTTTGCCTCTATCATGttttttaatgttaatttttttgtaggCATTAGTTTAAAGTTGAAGTAATATGGGAGGGGGAACAGGAAACAACGACGAGTCTACTGACAGAGGGCTATTTTCAAACCTTGCTGGATTTGCTTCTGGACACCTT
This is a stretch of genomic DNA from Malus domestica chromosome 02, GDT2T_hap1. It encodes these proteins:
- the LOC114823592 gene encoding glycine-rich protein A3-like; this encodes MDGGRDNKDDNEKGLFSNLAGYAAGHYPQHGAYPPQGYGYPPQAHGPPGYPPQVGYPPYGGYPPSGGYPPPGGYPPPGGYPPSGYPPPGGYPPSAYPAHGGYPPAGYPGSSSHHSGHGPNIGGMLAGGAAAAAAAYGAHHLVHSGGHHGYGYGGHHGYGHGKFKHGHGHGKFKHGKFKHGKFGKRFGFGGKFRKWK